The Syntrophobotulus glycolicus DSM 8271 DNA window AATATTTGGGGGAGAGACTGGACCAGGGGATAATGGACGAAAACAGTTATCCTTTTCTGAGTTTGCTTCCCATAAAGTTTGTTTCTTTGCTTGGTTGGCTAAATGAACAGGCCTTGATTTTTCTTGATGAGCCCTTGCGCTTAAAGGAACAATTAGATTTTCAACATTCACAAAGGATGGAGGAATATACCGCCAATTTGGAAAAAGGTGAAGAATTCGTTGATCCGGACAGACTTTTTCTTCATTTTGAAACGATCGTCAGCAGCGAGCAAGAAAAAACGGTGGTGGGAATGGCAAATTTATTTCGGGAAGTCCCCGGTCTTTTTCCTCGCCGGGTACATCATATCAATGCCCGCCCGATTGCAGGGTATCATAAGACTTCGATGCTGGTCGAAGAGATCAAGAAAATGGCAGCGACCGGAAATACCGTCGCCTTATTTGCGGGGAATCAAGACCAGGCCGGCAGATTAAGCCAGGGATTAAAAGACAGTGGGATGGAAAATCAGATCCGGGGAATGGAAGATGAGGTCGCCACTAGGGGAATCAGTATTTTTCCCTGGGCCTTAGATCAGGGCTTTGAGCTCCCGGCAGGCAAGCTTGCGATTTTTACGGAGAGTGAAATTTATCGCAAGGAAAAACGTCGTCAGGTTAAGGCTCAGCGGCAAAATAAGGACGAAATGCTGCTTTTTGCGGACCTTAAACCCGGCGATTTCGTTGTTCACCTTTATCACGGAATCGGAAAATTTATTGGGATTGAGAAAATCGGGGTCGATGGGATAGAAAAGGACTATTTTGCCATAAAATACGCGGGAGAAGACAAGCTTTATGTTCCTTTAGATCAGATCCAGCTTTTGCAAAAATATCTTGGAGCAGATGCAGACAGGGCACCGAAGCTGAACAAGCTTAACGGGAATGAGTGGAATAAGGCAAAAAGTCGTGTCCGAAGCGCTGTCAAGGAAATGGCGATTGATCTAATCGAGCTTTATGCCAAGAGGGAAAGCTCTAAAGGCTATGTGTTCAGTGCGGATAATCACTGGCAAAAAGAATTTGAAGATAAATTCCCTTATGAAGAAACCGCCGATCAATTGCAGAGTATTCAAGAGATAAAGAAAGATATGATGAAGTCTAAAGTCATGGATCGTCTTTTATGCGGGGATGTTGGTTATGGAAAAACGGAAGTCGCAATGAGAGCGGCTTTTAAAGCGGTCGCGGATGGAAAGCAGGTGGCAATCCTGGTGCCCACAACCATTTTAGCTCAGCAGCACTATACAACATTTCAAGAAAGATTTATGGATTACCCGGTAAAAATTGAGATGATCAGCCGCTTCAGAACGGCAAAGGAACAAAAACAGATTATCCGGGGCCTAAAAGACGGGACAATTGATATTATTATCGGGACTCATAAATTGGTTTCTGAAGGAATAGATTTTAAAGACTTAGGGCTGCTGGTTGTGGATGAAGAACAGCGTTTTGGGGTAACCCATAAAGAAAAAATTAAAGCGTTAAAAACGAATGTCGATGTTTTGACTCTCTCTGCTACACCCATTCCAAGAACTTTGCAGATGTCTCTGGTCGGACTGAGAGATATGAGCGTAATCAGTACCCCGCCGGACGACAGGTACCCGGTTCAGACTTTTGTGGCGGAATTTAATCCGGATATGGTCCGGGATGCCGTTCGCAGGGAGATTCACAGAGGCGGACAGGTGTTTTACGTTCATAACAGGATTGAAAGCCTGGACAGAGTATTAAGAATGTTAAAATCTCTTGTGCCTGAGGCCAAGTGTGGTGTTGTGCATGGCCAGATGAATGAAACTCAGCTGGAGAACGAAATGATTTCCTTTTTAGAAAAAGAAAAAGATATTCTGATCTGTACCACAATCATTGAAACCGGGTTGGATATGGCAAATGTAAATACTCTTATTGTGGATGAAGCGGATAGATTTGGGTTAAGCCAGCTTTATCAGCTGAGAGGGCGGGTAGGCCGTTCTAATCGGAAAGCTTATGCTTATTTTTTGTATCAGCCTAGTAAAATATTGACCGAAGAGGCTGAAAAAAGATTGAGTACCATCAGGGAGTTTACAGAGTTTGGTTCCGGTTTTAAAGTGGCTATGCGGGACCTGGAGATCAGGGGAGCGGGCAGCTTGATCGGAGGAGAGCAGCATGGGCATTTGGCTGCGGTTGGTTTTAACTTATATGTACGGATGCTCAAGGAGGCCATCCAGGAGCTCAGAGGGGAAGAAACAGAGGAACAGATGGAACCAAGTATTGATATTCAAATCAAAGCCTTGCTGCCCGACGAGTATATTATCGATAAACAGGCTAAGGCGACTTTGTATCAACGGATGATCGGAATTTCCGGTGAAGAAGAGATGAGTGAGATGCTGGATGAACTTGTGGACAGATTTGGAACACCTCCCCAGGAAGTTGAGAATCTAATGGAGATCATCAGAATCCGATACCGGGCGAAAACCTTAAAAATTGATCAGATTGTTCAAAGCAGACAGGAAATAACATTGCGTTTTGCTCAAGATCCCGGGCTTGCCGGCGAGCAATTAATGGAACTGGCGTCAAATTATCCTTATCCTTTAGCTTTTGCATTCACTGAAGGACAATTAGAATTTAAAATCAGGTTGCGTACAGTATTTCAAGATGATGTGCCCAAAGTGATTCTTAAATTGTTTGACCGGCTGGAGCAGGCCAAAAAGGAAATAGGAAAATCAAGTGAATTGCTTAACCAAATATGATTTGCTATAATGGGTTTCATTAGCCTGTGGAGGAGAAAAAATGAAAAAAAAGTTTGGATTGGGATTGGGTTTGACCATCTTGTTGGGGTTAGGGCTTATACTCGGAGGATGTTCCAATGTTGATTATGTTGCAAAGGTCAATGATGAGCTTATTGCCAAAAAAGATTTTGACAATAAGCTGAATGATATCAAAACCTATGTGCAAAGTCAGGGAGTAGACTTTACAACGGAAGAGGGCAAAGCCTATCTTCAGAATATACAGGGGCAATTGTTAAGCATGTCCATTCAGGATGCGATCATCAGACAGGAAGTCAAAAAGAATAATTGGGACACAAATATCCCCCAAATTACGGAAAAAGTCAATCAAATCAGCCAGAAAAACGGCGGAGATCTGGCGACATATCTTAAACAGCAGGGTTTGACGGAAGAAGATTTGAAAAATACTTTTGCTTTTGCTTACTATACCGGTAAGGATGCAACAGTTTCTGAGGAGGAAACCCGGCAGTATTTCGAAGATCATTTTGATCAATACGGGGGCCAGATGGAACAGGTTAAGGCCCGCCATATTCTGGTCGGCACTGAGGATGAAGCCAAGGATATCATCAGGCAAATTCAGGCCGGAGCAGATTTCGCCGCTCTGGCCAAGGAAAAATCTACTGATGGGTCCAAAGATAATGGAGGGGAGATAGATTATTTCACCAGAGGGAAAATGGTGGAGGAATTTGAGAAGGCTGCTTTCGACATGAAGATCGGTGAGCTTACAACGACCCCGGTTAAAACGAAATACGGCTATCATGTTATTCAAGTATTGGATCATAAACAGACGGTCAAACCTGATTACGAAAAGGTGAAAGAAAAGGTTCAAGCGGACGCCCTGGAAAATGCCCAGAATCAAAAGGCTGAAAGCTATTACATGAAACTGGCTCAGGAGGCCAAGATCGAATACGCTAAGGGCTATGAACCGACCACAGAATGATTACCCGGCGGCTGTAATCGCATACGTTCAGAAATGACAAGAGGATGTCCTTTAAGGGATATCCTCTTTTGATCATCGTCATAGTTCAGATCATCAGAAAATCAAGAAACAACAAACAAGTGAAATTGTTGAAGAAATTTCAAGAATATTTATGCTTTTTGGCATGGAAAAATATGAATAATATTAATCATGCTGATATATACTAAGATTGAATCATGATAATGGCAAAAGGAGGGAGAGCTGATTGAAAGCAACCGGAATAGTCCGAAGGATTGATGATCTCGGCCGCGTTGTAATTCCTAAGGAGATTCGACGCACTTTACGCATCAGGGAAGGCGATCCTCTGGAGATTTTTGTTGATAGGGAAGGGGAAGTCATTCTAAAAAAATACTCACCGATTGGAGAGCTTGGCGATTTCGCAAAAGAATATGCCGATTCTTTATATGAAGCAACCGGGCATATCGCCTGTATTGCTGATAGGGATGTCATTATTGCTGTTGCAGGAGCCTCCAAGAAGGAGTATTTGAATAAAGCCCTTGGTCCAGTCGCTGAGCAGGCCATGGAAGAAAGAAAAACAATTGTTTCCCAGGGAGAAAGCTCTATTCTGAAAGAAGCGGACACAGATGACAGAAACAAAGTATCCACACAGGTTATTGCCCCGATCATAGCCGAAGGGGATCCCATAGGGGTTGTGATCCTGATGTCCAAAGATCCGGCAGGCAAAATGGCCGAACTTGAGCTTAAGCTGGTCGAAACGGCTGCCGGCTTTCTTGCAAAGCAAATGGAGCAATAGAGAAATATTTCTACATAGACTGTTGGCAAATCGGAAAATTTGTTAACAGTCTATATTTTTTGTATAATTTTCCTGGGGAGGTGAAAAAATGAAACCATTGTTTCGCATTCTTGGTCTGACAGAACCGACAATGGAAAAAATCAGTCTGGAAAAATATAGATTACTCAAAGATTCAGCGAGGATATGGGTACTTCCGCCCTATGGCAAGTGGCCGGAGGAGATGAAAAGAGAAGGCCTGAACGTATCTTTGATTACGCCTGAGGATCTGATCGAACTTTTGGGAACAGGAACGAAGCGCCAATTCCCTGATCAAGATATTCTCCTGGTTATACCCGGTTATGTACTTCCGGAAGGTGCCCTGGTCAAAAAGATTAAAGCTCTGGGCCAAGATGATTATGAGCTTTCTTTAGAACCGGTGCCCCCCTCTAACGAATTGGACAGGCTTGTCGGCATTATGGCTGAATTGCGTTCCCGCCAGGGATGTCCCTGGGACAAGGAGCAGACCCATGAATCCTTAAAAAAGTATTTGATAGAAGAGACCTATGAAGTGATTGAGGCAATAGAAATTGGAGATTTGCATAATTTTTGTGAAGAATTGGGAGACTTATTATTACAAATCATATTTCATGCCCAAATCGCGACCGAGAATGGCGGGTTTGACATCAGCAAAATTATTGAAGGGATAGCTGAGAAGCTGATTCGAAGGCATCCGCACGTATTTGGAAACGAAGCTGCAGCTACCAGCACCGAGGTTTTGGAGAGCTGGGAAAAAATCAAGCGTGCTGAAAAGAAGGATCAGGTTGAGACGGGAGGTACAGATTACTTTCATTTGCCCTTAGGACTACCGTCCTTGATGCTGGCGGAAAAGACACAGAAAAAAGCCGGTAAAGCAGGATTTGACTGGGATTCCTATGAAGGCCCGCTGGCTAAGGTCGAAGAGGAAACGGCGGAGTTGAAGCAGGCGATCGCTTTGGGAATGGGGAGAGAAGAGGAACTGGGGGATTTATTGTTCTCCATTGTCAATCTTGCCCGATTCTTCCAGATAGATTCCGAGGAAGCTCTTCGCTCCAGCACTCAAAAATTTCAGAAGAGATTTAGAAAAATGCTTGAACTTATGGCTGAAAAGAATCTTAGTCCGGAAGGCATGGATCTGGAACAATTTGATATTTATTGGGAACAAGCAAAAAAATGAAGGAAAATATAGCAAACAAGAGGTATTTAGCATTGCGCCAGAAGGAAAATCGTTATTTATAGCGAATATAGGGTCAAACAGTAAAACTTTTTAGGAGGGACTACTTTGAATAAAGCGGAACTTGTGTCTGCTGTAGCAGAAAAAATTGACTTTACTAAAAAAGATGCAGAAAAAGCCGTGGCTGCTGTTATTGAAACAATCAGTCAGGCTCTCGCTGCCGGTGACAAAGTGCAGCTGGTTGGTTTTGGGACATTTGAAGTGAAAAAACGCGAGGAACGCGTAGGAAGAAATCCTCAGACAAAAGAAGAGATTATTATTCCTGCGTGTAATGTTCCCGGTTTTAAAGCTGGAAAAGCTTTAAAAGATGCTGTGCAGTAAAGGGCCTTTAAATGTACCCGGAATTTACAAGAAAATCAGGATCTTCGGACCTGGTTTTTTTGTTTGGAAAGGAATAAAATGCGGTGAGACTGGATAAGTATTTAAAAGTTTCAAGGTTAATCAAAAGACGTACTGTGGCCAAAGATGTATGCAGCGGAGAGAAAGTGAGCATTAACAGCAAGGTGGCCAAACCTTCTGCTGAGGTCAAAATTGGTGATGTGATCGCAATAGAGATGAAGAACCATCTTCTGGAAGTAAGGGTGGCGGCAACTCCTGCCAATATCAGAGCAGATGAGGCTTCGAGCCTGTATGAGGTGCTCAGGGATGAAAAAAAGAAAACCGAGGGATTTGGGGAATAAGTAGTCGGAACGGGAAGAGGCTGTAAAAGGGCTCAACATAATGATCAGACCGGATGGGCGATATAGACAGGCCAGCCGGTCTTTTTATTGATTTTGTCTTTTGGTTACCAGGATGATGTCTAAATGAACGAATTTATGAATATTTTTAGTCAGAGGAGAATTGGAGGGATATTGATGGTTAAGAAAACAGATGCACTTGAACACAAGATTACGATGGAGAACAGGAGCCAAATTAATCTGAGTGGAGTAAACAAAGTCAAATCATTTGAAGCCAAAGAAATCGTATTGGACACCATTCAAGGGGTTTTGGCCATTAAAGGGCATGAACTTGGAATTAAAAATTTAAATTTAGAGGACACCCAGGTAGAAATCGAAGGAATGATCGATTCCCTGCACTATTCAGCGAATAAATCAGGAACGACATCCCGCTCTATTTTGGAAAAGATGTTCAAATAACTCTAAATCTTCAATGGCACCGCTGAAGGGAGAGATGAAAAATCGCTCAGTTTGTTGTGCTGTTTAAAATTATTGTGAGCGGTATAGCAGTAGGTCTGGCTTTTGATGTTTATCGGATTATCCGTTGGAAATTGCAAACAGGCAAGGTATTAACTTTTTTTGGCGATCTCCTTTTTTCGATGTCTGCGTCAATGATCATGATTTTATTTGTTGTGGAGGCCA harbors:
- the mfd gene encoding transcription-repair coupling factor, whose protein sequence is MPTIDDYLTKGLELDQIQAAIEKRDSPQMIFHISGSMKTALAANLIKKKGQSLILTFSDEQALKWINDLQTWLPQRRILFYPTTEWLPFEVLGRSRETTAERIRVLRALSEGGNEIIVAPVQAIVRKLFCPEHWKKYSLQVAVGKTYPLDELIKTLVTVGYDRQEIVEARGQFALRGGILDIAPLDCEPVRIEFFDEEVDSIRTFDLETQKSSDARTEAWIFPVQEYVIKIEEQQELKWEIKNKARKAVGRLLRLGKTEAVKRLHHKVEYLGERLDQGIMDENSYPFLSLLPIKFVSLLGWLNEQALIFLDEPLRLKEQLDFQHSQRMEEYTANLEKGEEFVDPDRLFLHFETIVSSEQEKTVVGMANLFREVPGLFPRRVHHINARPIAGYHKTSMLVEEIKKMAATGNTVALFAGNQDQAGRLSQGLKDSGMENQIRGMEDEVATRGISIFPWALDQGFELPAGKLAIFTESEIYRKEKRRQVKAQRQNKDEMLLFADLKPGDFVVHLYHGIGKFIGIEKIGVDGIEKDYFAIKYAGEDKLYVPLDQIQLLQKYLGADADRAPKLNKLNGNEWNKAKSRVRSAVKEMAIDLIELYAKRESSKGYVFSADNHWQKEFEDKFPYEETADQLQSIQEIKKDMMKSKVMDRLLCGDVGYGKTEVAMRAAFKAVADGKQVAILVPTTILAQQHYTTFQERFMDYPVKIEMISRFRTAKEQKQIIRGLKDGTIDIIIGTHKLVSEGIDFKDLGLLVVDEEQRFGVTHKEKIKALKTNVDVLTLSATPIPRTLQMSLVGLRDMSVISTPPDDRYPVQTFVAEFNPDMVRDAVRREIHRGGQVFYVHNRIESLDRVLRMLKSLVPEAKCGVVHGQMNETQLENEMISFLEKEKDILICTTIIETGLDMANVNTLIVDEADRFGLSQLYQLRGRVGRSNRKAYAYFLYQPSKILTEEAEKRLSTIREFTEFGSGFKVAMRDLEIRGAGSLIGGEQHGHLAAVGFNLYVRMLKEAIQELRGEETEEQMEPSIDIQIKALLPDEYIIDKQAKATLYQRMIGISGEEEMSEMLDELVDRFGTPPQEVENLMEIIRIRYRAKTLKIDQIVQSRQEITLRFAQDPGLAGEQLMELASNYPYPLAFAFTEGQLEFKIRLRTVFQDDVPKVILKLFDRLEQAKKEIGKSSELLNQI
- a CDS encoding peptidylprolyl isomerase encodes the protein MKKKFGLGLGLTILLGLGLILGGCSNVDYVAKVNDELIAKKDFDNKLNDIKTYVQSQGVDFTTEEGKAYLQNIQGQLLSMSIQDAIIRQEVKKNNWDTNIPQITEKVNQISQKNGGDLATYLKQQGLTEEDLKNTFAFAYYTGKDATVSEEETRQYFEDHFDQYGGQMEQVKARHILVGTEDEAKDIIRQIQAGADFAALAKEKSTDGSKDNGGEIDYFTRGKMVEEFEKAAFDMKIGELTTTPVKTKYGYHVIQVLDHKQTVKPDYEKVKEKVQADALENAQNQKAESYYMKLAQEAKIEYAKGYEPTTE
- the spoVT gene encoding stage V sporulation protein T — encoded protein: MKATGIVRRIDDLGRVVIPKEIRRTLRIREGDPLEIFVDREGEVILKKYSPIGELGDFAKEYADSLYEATGHIACIADRDVIIAVAGASKKEYLNKALGPVAEQAMEERKTIVSQGESSILKEADTDDRNKVSTQVIAPIIAEGDPIGVVILMSKDPAGKMAELELKLVETAAGFLAKQMEQ
- the mazG gene encoding nucleoside triphosphate pyrophosphohydrolase; translated protein: MKPLFRILGLTEPTMEKISLEKYRLLKDSARIWVLPPYGKWPEEMKREGLNVSLITPEDLIELLGTGTKRQFPDQDILLVIPGYVLPEGALVKKIKALGQDDYELSLEPVPPSNELDRLVGIMAELRSRQGCPWDKEQTHESLKKYLIEETYEVIEAIEIGDLHNFCEELGDLLLQIIFHAQIATENGGFDISKIIEGIAEKLIRRHPHVFGNEAAATSTEVLESWEKIKRAEKKDQVETGGTDYFHLPLGLPSLMLAEKTQKKAGKAGFDWDSYEGPLAKVEEETAELKQAIALGMGREEELGDLLFSIVNLARFFQIDSEEALRSSTQKFQKRFRKMLELMAEKNLSPEGMDLEQFDIYWEQAKK
- a CDS encoding HU family DNA-binding protein — encoded protein: MNKAELVSAVAEKIDFTKKDAEKAVAAVIETISQALAAGDKVQLVGFGTFEVKKREERVGRNPQTKEEIIIPACNVPGFKAGKALKDAVQ
- a CDS encoding RNA-binding S4 domain-containing protein, which gives rise to MRLDKYLKVSRLIKRRTVAKDVCSGEKVSINSKVAKPSAEVKIGDVIAIEMKNHLLEVRVAATPANIRADEASSLYEVLRDEKKKTEGFGE
- the yabP gene encoding sporulation protein YabP, yielding MVKKTDALEHKITMENRSQINLSGVNKVKSFEAKEIVLDTIQGVLAIKGHELGIKNLNLEDTQVEIEGMIDSLHYSANKSGTTSRSILEKMFK